ACAATGCGAAAAAAGGGGAAGATGCAGATTCGTCAACACAGAGCTTTTAAGTTTTAACACTTTGCATCAGTAGTGTGATCCGCATTTTAGTATTTTACTCACAAGAGTATGTGGTACACTACTATTTAAGTGCTGGAACTGGAAAGCAGAGATGAATCAGCACCCACAAAGCATCAGAATTTATGTTTTGGACTAACAGCTTCATAACTTTTAGTGGCTCCGATACTATTTTAACTAGTAAAGGCAAATCCACACTGTTGTCCCCGTGCTAGTGTAGTTGCATCTCAATTCTTAACTATTCAAATCCCAATCGGACGGTTCACGGGCCTGCAGAAAGTGTGGCCTTGTCCTGTTCCAATGCTATTCCTCATgtggggaagaaaaaaaaaatgttccctCTGCGCTGCAGCGAACCGATCAGTCAGCGAAATGTAAGGCGCGTACCAGATGTACTCGGCGATGATCTTGTCGGTGTAGGGCTTGGTGTCCAAGTTGAGCATCTGCTCGAGGCGCGGCACCACCCCGGTGCTGGCTGTGCTGATGGCCATGACCTTGAACCCCGAGGTGCCGCGGCCGGTCCTCCTGACGCCCCACACCCTTcccccggcgcccgccgccggcctcgcccgGACGGCCGCCTTCGCTCCGACCTGGCACTGCATCGCCGGCACCACCGCCTGCGCCATCCTCCCGATCAACCACCCGGCTTAATCACCCGCAAAACCTTCATAAAAAACAAGCAGCGCACCGTCACCACCAACCAACCAAACCCAAATGCAGCAGAGAGAAGAGATGGCGGCGTGCGTGCATTGCACCGACTCACCTGCGCCTTTGGGAGGATGGAGACGAGATGAAGACGATGCGAGAGAGGGAAGAGGGCGTCTCGGAATTTCGGGGTCGGGCCGTATAAATATTTCGGATCCAGTGGACGCGGCGGCAACTGCATCTGGCTTTTCGCTGAGGGGATAGGGCTTTTGTTGGGTGGACGAGAGATTCCTGGCCCTTGCGAGcatcaggggcagcagcagcacgatgGCACTGGCACCgcccgagccgagccgagccgagccgaggccCTCCATCACAAATCCGGATAAAATCCATGGCTCTCCTTGTCACGTCGGCGCTCTTGACCTCTCACGAAACGCAGCGTTGTTTATGCGTTAAGAATTAAGATTGATCGATCGGCATTGACGCAGTGTAATCTGTGAATACAATATGCGATCCAGCGGAACCTCTGACCGGAGAGGCCAATAATTGGAGTGGAGGCGAGATCAGCGGTTCAGGATCGTCATCTTCTTGGTTGCTTGTTTTGCAGCAGCAAGCGGCGCCCGTTGATTCGATCCGCCGTGGCAGGTGTCGGAGACGGCCAATTGCAATCCCATCCGCACCGTGGCGCTCGCTATTCGGCTGCTGCACTGTGGTAGGCACAAGTGGCCATTTCAGCAGAGATCTCAAGTCAGTGCCACACCACTGGGGATTCTTTACTGGCAACATGTGAATACTGAATTCAGAGGTGTTCAGgtgaggggctgtttggatacgaggtgctaaactttaacagtgtcatatcggatgttcggatgctaattaggagaactaaacatgagctaattataaaattaattgcagaaccttgtgctaattcgcgagacgaatctattaagcctaattaatccatcattagcaaatggttactgtagcaccatattgtcaaatcatggactaattaggcttaatagattcgtctcgcgaattatactctatctatgcaattagttttgtaattagcttatgtttagtactcctaattagtatccaaacattcgatgtgacaggtgttaaactttaatagggtgttcccaaacaccccctgagacGGAAGAAACGTCCAGCGCTGCGCAGGGCACACATGTGATGAACTGAGTACTGGGTGACAAAACAATGCCGATAAGCTGAGCTAATCTGGCCAGCAGTGAAGCTTAAGCATCACGAAATGATTGTGTGTGGTACAAAACAGTACAAGTGTCTGGTTAGGTAGGTTTTTCTCGCTAGGAAAAAAAATGACTAGGTCACCACCACTAGAAACTTTTCTGTCAAGGGGATTCTCCGCTACATCCTCAGCTCACGTGTGCCCCGTGCAACGCCAGCATTCCCCTCATGTACTGATTCCTGGTTGTTCTGTACATCTGAAGCAACGTTTCGAAGCTCCCGCACGCGTCCTCGTACTCGTACACGACGCACCTGCAGAACCTTGACttgaagccggtgaagccaacCAAGGCTTGCTCAGGGTCAGAGCTGAACGCCTCAACAAGCTCTTCAAGGGCCTCCAAGATATTACAGAAATCGATTCTGAGGTCTGCGTCTCCTTCTTGTGGCAAGTGCCGAAGCCAGCTCATCCATTGGAAGTGTTCATCGTTTTTCTCTTGCACAGCCAACTTGATGCTTTCCAGTGCTTCCTTGAAGCTGCAATTCTTCTCGATGTTCCTGATTATCTCATCAAAAGTTGATCTCTGGCTACTTCTAAGGGCCTTCAAGTGAGCCGTTGCACAGGCACTGGGTGATGGAAGCTTTGCTGCAACCATGCATGCCTTCCTGAAAATAGGATCATTGCTGGAGAGCAACCTGATGGCCACATGCAACACAATAGCAAATAGTGAAGTTTCCTTTTTTGCACTGGACTTGTCAAATTGAGAGCCTCCAAGCTTCTGCTTCTCCACCCAACAATGAAGGGCAATATGTGCAAATCCTTCCCACCTGCAACACAATGTAATGTTAAGGAGCAGAAACACTAGACACACAAAGGTAAAATTTTACATAAATACGACACATACTTACTCAAAGGGTGGTTCAACCTCAATAGCAAGGGTCAAATGGAGTGAATAACCACCATGTGCATTAATCTGAGGTTCGCCAACATCAGTGTGAGCCTCATGAACATAGCCTCTAGGAATGTACATCATGTCTCCTTCATGTAAAACCTCCACCCTTCCACTGTTATCTTCTAAAGTACCATCTAAAGGGTCAAAAGGTTCATATAATCTAGGCAAAAGTGGCTTTGGGTTAGGCCAAATCATCCATTTCTTGCAACCAAGTAGCTGCCAAACAAGTACACAGTGATCATCATAATGGCGGGCTAGGCCTTGAGACCTTGCAGGTGAGAAGTATATGTTGGCTCCTACAGAAGGTTGGCCAAATAGATCAGCCAGGGCAGAAGCTATAGCAGCAACCTTTGCAAACCGGAACTCCATGCCACGCAACGCAATTGAATAACCATTCTTGAATGAGTGCTTGCATTTTTTGGTGAATGTATCTTCATCCAGGAAGACTGTTCCATCATCGAAAAAGTGCTCCTCCATCACACATCCCCTTGAGGTTTGGTCACTCAGGTCTTGTGTTCTCAAGACTCTAATGTCTTGCCTGTACATTATGGCATCACCCAAGGAATCATGAACCTCTTGGAGAAATGAATTTATGTCGAGTTCATCAGAAGCAATAGCAGGACAAGAAACAAGCCCCTCCATGAATGATTCGATGATAGCATCAGGTGCTGCACCAAGATTAAAGGCACTATGCAGGGCAGCAAAGACAGGATCATCATTTCGAGTGTTTTGTTTCCTCCTGTACAAATTTGGTGACCTTTCCCAGTAGGCCAGGACAAAGTTTTCAAAGCTGGACTCTGTTTGGCCAAAAATACTTTCCCTGACCACATCAGGCTCTAGGCAGGTTGGAGAAGCAAGATCAATTGAAAGCCTAAAAATAGCTTTACAAATCTCATATTCTCTACTTTGAAGTTGATTCTTCCCGTTGTTGCAATCAGCTGATGATCTCAAGAGTTGGACTTTCTTCCATACTTTATGTAACAAAGACAGAGCGGTCCTTACTAGCTCTTTCTGAATGCTCTGCAATTTATCAAGTTTGCAGGAATTTACCAGAAGCACCACTGTGTCAGTGATCAAGTAAAAGATTTTATTTGCTTCTGTATCTCTTTTTGGGTATTTGGTGGTCCTGCTATCGACAAATTCACGGATAGATTCCACCTGAGAAAATACATACCTACAGGAAGTCAATTTCACATTTTTCATTTGCTGAAGAAATTCAGAAAGTACAAACAGGGAGCATCCCTTTCACCAATTAAAACAGACTGTGATACTTGCCTTCTTCTAGCATGGCTAAATCATGCAATTGAAGTACATTCCTCTGATATAAAGTATGGCTCAAGTTGCTACAGTTAATATAAACAATATAAACGATTTTCTTAACCTAGTTTAGTAGCAATTGCACATACACAGAACTGCCAGTAGGAAAACTAGCTAGCACATGAGCACCAATTCGAGGATTTGATATCAaaatttgattttatttttgttgaatTTGATAGGGTAAATTCATATAAACCAGTAAGCAAAACGTGCTTCATACAGGGATACAGATGCTCACAATATCCTCGGCAGAACAGGCGAGCCTGCAAGACGCTCCCTACCAACTGAAGACGCCGATAGATCCATTATAGAATTACAGGCAGCCTCAGTCACTCGCTGGCTTCTACTCCCCAGCGCCCTCGCCAAGCCGCTGGCGATGCAACTGTCGGACGCCAGCACCTCGCCGGCCTCCATGGACCGCAACGCCGCGGCGCCCAGCACCTCGCAGCTCAGCGCCGCTACAGACGAGCAGCTGCAGTCCACATTGCAGCACACAGTGACAGTGCATCAGAAGGGCACGGATTTAAGAGAAACAAGCGCAGGGAGGGCATTCCTGCAAATTGCATTGGTGGAACGTGGAGTTCGAGCTGCGCCTACCTGGTggagaggaggcgggggaggagcgCGACCAGGGAGTCCGGGAGAGGGGAGAGCATCTGTCGCGGGCGGGAGAGCACACGACGCAGGAGGCGGGCTGCGAGTGCGGCAGGAGAGCAGGAGTTGCGGTTTTGGCTGGTggtttgggcggcggcgagaaggACGGGGAAGACGTGGCGGTCgaaagaggcggaggagggagaggcgtcgtcgtcggccgcttCGTCGCCGCGctccttcctccttttcctcttccCGCTCCGATTCATGGCGTTCGTTTCGGTTcacggcggcggctgggagcctgggactgGGAGGCCGCGTGTGCGCGGTGGGGACTTGGGAGACGTTTGATGGAGAAGTACGTGACGCCTGTATCGTTGGCGTATGAGAGTATATTACGCTTTCTCATCAGCTTTGCGCCTTTGCATGATGACGCCAAGAGCCCAAGGCGTCGGTTGGGAACTTGGAATGCATTGGGCCGGCCTGAAacttagtttttttaaaaaactccAAAATCACCCTATCCTCTAAACAAGTGACAATAAGAGGGCCGTGCAGCTAAAAAAAGTGAAGGATATGATGGGCTTTTACACCAAAGCGTGACGCTAAGATGCACGCAGCGTACTAAAATCAATTAGAGAATAAATTAGTCTGAGGTAGCAGCTCGAGCTGATCTTCAAAGGCGATCTGGCACGCCATTAGTCACTAAACTAGTACCAAATTGCTGATTCATTTATGCTAAGAACTCGAACTTTAGCAATCATACTGTTAGCTCATTGAATAGTTAAATCACTGTGGTGGCCTATTCCCCATGCTTGCTCtttgcaaagttggaggagtACAGTCAGCACGCCTACACCTACTCCCAACGCCTTGGCCGCCAAGAATGCTTTTGGTCGCTTGCAGTGCTATATGAAGACCTCAAGTCGTCTATCAGCAGTACTAGGGAACTCTCTGTTTCTGAGCTACATGTCTCCTGACTATGCGTCGTAGAGCTGTTCCTCTCTTCTTCTCAAATCTCGTCTCTGCGCTTCTTGTTTTTTGAATCATGATTCCGGTTTTACTGTGCcagtttcctttttttccccctttagGGCTTTCCGCTTCAAGTTTAGTTGCTGGTTTAGTTGGCCACGATCATCTTTATTTGTTTGGGCTTGGCCCTTGGACGGAGGACAATGATGGAAACAACGAAGGCTCGCTCGCCGAACCTAATATGCTGGCATCTCAAATGCCTTGAGGATCATATTCGTATGTGTACTGAGTTCTCCATGCCATGCTTACATCTTTCTTTTGTCTATTACTCTATCATcagttttatttcaaaaaaaaaactataccaTCAGTTTATTGCTGGTGAGAATATGAGAAATCATTCTTGGCTTTGCACGATCTTCGTCCTCCCATTTTTAAGCGTTTTTTCGCTCTTTTGCATGGAAAACTGTGCAGCTTCTGTGTTTTTCGCTGAGCAAATTCTTCATGTCAGGTGTCACCATCAGACCTTTTCCCTCTTTCT
This sequence is a window from Setaria italica strain Yugu1 chromosome III, Setaria_italica_v2.0, whole genome shotgun sequence. Protein-coding genes within it:
- the LOC101785360 gene encoding uncharacterized protein LOC101785360; the encoded protein is MNRSGKRKRRKERGDEAADDDASPSSASFDRHVFPVLLAAAQTTSQNRNSCSPAALAARLLRRVLSRPRQMLSPLPDSLVALLPRLLSTSCSSVAALSCEVLGAAALRSMEAGEVLASDSCIASGLARALGSRSQRVTEAACNSIMDLSASSVGRERLAGSPVLPRILYVFSQVESIREFVDSRTTKYPKRDTEANKIFYLITDTVVLLVNSCKLDKLQSIQKELVRTALSLLHKVWKKVQLLRSSADCNNGKNQLQSREYEICKAIFRLSIDLASPTCLEPDVVRESIFGQTESSFENFVLAYWERSPNLYRRKQNTRNDDPVFAALHSAFNLGAAPDAIIESFMEGLVSCPAIASDELDINSFLQEVHDSLGDAIMYRQDIRVLRTQDLSDQTSRGCVMEEHFFDDGTVFLDEDTFTKKCKHSFKNGYSIALRGMEFRFAKVAAIASALADLFGQPSVGANIYFSPARSQGLARHYDDHCVLVWQLLGCKKWMIWPNPKPLLPRLYEPFDPLDGTLEDNSGRVEVLHEGDMMYIPRGYVHEAHTDVGEPQINAHGGYSLHLTLAIEVEPPFEWEGFAHIALHCWVEKQKLGGSQFDKSSAKKETSLFAIVLHVAIRLLSSNDPIFRKACMVAAKLPSPSACATAHLKALRSSQRSTFDEIIRNIEKNCSFKEALESIKLAVQEKNDEHFQWMSWLRHLPQEGDADLRIDFCNILEALEELVEAFSSDPEQALVGFTGFKSRFCRCVVYEYEDACGSFETLLQMYRTTRNQYMRGMLALHGAHVS